From the genome of Clavelina lepadiformis chromosome 2, kaClaLepa1.1, whole genome shotgun sequence:
GGTGAAGAAATACCACCGAGCCAGCATGCCTAATCTAGCCAAGTTCAACACGGTGTCCACGTCGCCGAGCAAACAATTAGCGGTTAGTTTTCATGAACAATGCTTTACTTTCACGAACATTTGGTTTGCACTACGTTGATGTTTTTACGTTTTTGTCTCTTACTTCTCTTTAATGATTCTCGTTAGTGTTTTTCTTGTTGAGTTAGCAAAGCTGCTCACTTTAACTAAAACGATTTTCCTTTGCAGAGAAACGGCTCACAGGAACGGAAGGACAGGGAGCTTGCCAACATGCAAAAGAACAAACTGCTGCAAGAGATCGCAGACCAGCAACAGCTCCTTCAAGAGGAACAGCAACTTTTAGACAAGCTCCCGTCAGGCGGCGCCAGGGAATCAGTTTCGTCGTCTGATAGCGTGATATCtcgtgatgacgtcatacgtCAATACGAACGCGCGAAGAACGAAGAAGAGATCAAAGCCATGAAATTTACAACTTTCTTGAACCGGTAATTACGAAGAGATGATTGTATTATTCAACCATTAACTAACCCATGTTTTACAACAACTCATTGTTTATAATTGATTCTTTCTAACACACTCGTTATTGTTTATCTTATGTTTATtgcgtttttttgttttgtttgacatTAAATTGAATCTGACTTCCTTAAAAGAGATTTTTTCTCATCAGTCGCCGCAACTCCGTCCAACTCAAAGTCGACCAATATGCACGAGATCTCGCTCCCAGAAATGGTCGACGTCGTCTTGACGACCCCGCTCAATTTTTCGCCATGGAAACGAAATTAAAGGAGCTGCAGGAGGAATTGTCGCGCGTTGATCGCGAATTCTTGGAGGAAGAAGCAAAGAAACAGGTGATTTTTGAAACCACCGGTGCTGGTCCGTCTTTGATTTTCACAATTACTCACCTTAACTAacaaatttaatgattttaagAGTTGATGAGGCAAGTAAGTTCAAAAGAGCGTGGAGATGTAGGATAAACAATGACCGGCTATTATTACTTAATTAATTAACCGTATCAACTGATTGTACTGGTAATGACTGAATTAGATAATCAATTAGTCAATAAGTTACTCCACCATCTCATACGGTAGCGCGTTCTTGTAAgtaactttttcttcttaacTCGCAGCATAATCTGGATAAACTCGAATACAAACGCGATCTTGAGCTCATGATTGTTGAGCAGCGTGAGGCAATAGAGATCTTACGACGTCATCAGACCGGGGGGATGTCCCATCGCTTCCGTCGTCGTCGAAGCCACAGCGACATCTTAATGACGCCATCATCGACGCGATCCAACGACACCCTGACGTCAATTGACGAGCTGTCGAGTGTTTCGGACGAACACGTCACGTCATCAGCGGGTAGTTCCCTTTCGGTAGGTCGCTCATTAGTTGTCATGGTTACTGCGCCTTAGTGATGATAGAAAATGTTTGATTGACAGCTCAAGTAAGGCGAGTTGTAATTTTATAAGCAGGGGTGCATGTGAACATTAATAACGCCGGTAACCATCATTTGACATCTTGATCCTCCACTGTGTTGGATGTAGCTTTTTGTTCAGATTCAGTAAAGTTTCCGTTTCAAAACCATCAAGACATGAATCTGACGGATGCGACGGTTTTTTATCTTCTTTCATCTTTTGTTCAGGATGCCGCTAGTGCGACTCACAGCCAGAGGTTAAACCTGCAGGGTTCTCCGCGCGCGCAAAATCATTCGTTACGTCATCAACCATCTGCGTCATCGCGTTCCAAGTCGGAGCCGTGTTCGCGTCGTTTTTCCGCGGAAGTAAGCTCCGACGGAGACAGCGGATTCCAGCCGTACAATTGCGTGGATGACCTCGAATCCGCTCATTATTGGGAGGAGAGGAATCTTCGACCATCAATTGACTCCGAAGTAGAGTTCGACATCGGCTCCGACAACTGCGATGATGTTTACCCCGTTGCGCCATCTAGCAGAGACTCAACTCTTAAATCCGCTTCCGCCCACGACGCTGCTGAAGCGATCGACGCTTCCATACTTGCCAAAATAGAGGTAAAAACTAAtcgaaaatatattttttattgctattaaataaaaataattttatttaattataattttttggaagttgTGTGTGTTTGAGCATTTCTTAACTGCTtgtattttataacaaaatgtttaattttgtttgtttaacaactttgtaaatttttgcaggattttgaactttttgcgaAACTAAAACTTGAAGAGTTTTCAAAATCTTGATTCtccgattatgacgtcaccgaTGAGTTCCACTTCCATTACTTGTTGTATTATGATGTAACTATGACGTATTTCCTGCATATTTCGCGTTCTTCCATGAGTTACACATTGTTGATTACgtaaaagttgtttgttttgtttttggttGTTACAATTGTACTTggataaataaataactttcTACAACTAACATGCTGTTGCTGAAATCAACACTGAAAGCGATTATGTCGTAGAGGAAAAAACATTTGGCGAAATACTTCttaaaaattgaagtttatttCTAAGGGTTGCATCTAGATAAAGTCTCCGTTCTAATCGCCCAAAGATTTCTGGTTTGTTAAAAACGTCTTTCGATCGTGTAGCCTTGAGCCTTTCATTAACCGGATTGGAGAGAAAGTGCCAGTGCAAACTTTTACAATCTCATTTATTCACATAAACGCATGAGAGCGCTTATTAAGTCATTACTCATTGCACGAGcaaatagcaaaaaaaagtttcaatttttttctctgCAAGGATCAGGCGACCAGATGGAAAAACGAAATGCCCAACATTAGTTATTATTGACCCACGATGCTAAGAAACGAAAGTTGCAAGCGACAAAATTTTCCGTTCTCAATCTcactatttatttatttgaaattcgAATGGAGGCCAGATTGCTGCGTCttataatttaaatttcattcGTATTCAATCGATCGGTGAAATACAATAAACGTTTCGTATCGAggaaattttccaaaattggaAGAAATCAATTTGAAATCAATTGAATTTAATTATTGATATTTACCGTAtaacaaattttcatttcgcaaaaaataaaatgaattaaacaatgcaaaaacaagACAAGAAAATACAATAATTGCGCCCGAAATTGATCTTATTTCCGGGGAACATATGTTTGGCGCTCGCTCCCATTTCAAATAATTTCTTCCTTAACCCAGAAGACGCATTTTAGTTTGGTCAGAAAACGACCGCATGATGATGAACAGCATGATGCTTGGACGTCAAAGGTTAACGAACTTTGAAACGCAGAACGAACTAATTCTTGATATCACTTTATGAAGTAACAAAAGTTATTGTAACGTCATAATATTGCACGCTTCCTATATTGCACGTGACAGACATTGTCCAATTAAATGCCAGagttatataattttaaagaattaaagGTGATTAGCTATACTTATACTAATGAttagattttttaaaacatataaCCATGGTCATCCAATGAATACGTGATCGTAGATAAACAAGTTGAAGTTGTGATAAAGTCACAAAATCATCTTAAAGTCGTAGATAGGAAAAGGCGAAAAACActaaaataaacagaaaatgaAACTTACTCCGGCACTGAGTAAAAGAGCAGATCCGTTCAAAAAGTATCACAGTTGTAACGAGCACAAAAACATAgaacttttaacaaaacgaAAAGTTACGGTTTGAAGGAGAATTATCAAAATTTAGCTGTGTAAAATGTCATTAAGATATATAATATACTGCACGGTCTTCTGCAGAATCTCGTATTCCGTCATTTCTTTTTCTGGAGAAGAAGCGTCCGGTAGGATACCTCGTAGTCGCGCAAATGCTGCTTTGAGCGCCATCGTGCGTAAACTTTTTCtggagaaaatttaaaaagtttttagaaacaatttggcaaaaaaatacCGAATTTATATAGAAAAAAGTAGTTACAGTTATAATTATTACTAAAATCATTGTAATTGATGCGTTGGCTACAACTCAATTTAAAGAGAAAGACGTATACAATTCACGCATATAACAACaggaaataaattttaatttatactttttctcTGTGTTTCGCCGATGAAAGTTTGTTGTCTTGTGACGTATCCGTGGATGACGCTGAACGCTCATAATGGACTCCTTGAAGTTCATGGAAGATAAAATACAACCTTGCAGAAACTTAAACGAACCTATGAACTgcatttaaattgaaaattcaatcgtttttgctttattttttttacttgGAAACGTTccaaaaaatacaattatGCTAAATGGCGGCCTGTGCATGCCCAAATGTGTCCATTTTGACACcgactgttaaaagaacttcagtCTCTAAAATACTTTGAGTTTATCCCGTCTTTTTTACGCTTGCTTGTCCTTACCCCTAAATACTGGAAACAAAACCTAATTTCTCCAGGGACCTGCGTCCCACCCGATCGTCGGCGTTCAACTGGACCTCTgctcagttttttttttgtacttATTTTAAGACATAATAAAATATACTTGCCTGTGCCCGAGGCCCATCTGTCCTATCTAGTCTCTGGCTAGCGCAAGCTGCCTTTATTTTCACACCAATCGATGCAATTCGGTATTTTCCGCCTCGCGGGAAAGCCAGCGTTAAGTTCCAGAAGTGCTTTAAAGGTTTAGCtcatttttgacaatttttcgGTCGGatattttcaatcaaatgaaaacaattttaagaaaaagtgTGTCCGAATCTCCGATCGAAGCCTGCaggttataaattataaataaacgACAGCTGCTGAGTTCGACAAGACAGCATTCCCGTCCATTTGTGGATAATGCAACGAAAAACTTGTGGTTTGTGACgacatttttgaaatgaatattTGTCAAATATGCTTTTTGTATAATTAAAACATCAAAGTGCAAAAATCATTTTCGAAATCAGCCGCTACAAGCTACTTTGCCGAACAAAACAGTAATTGGAATACAGTTCACCATTGGAAACCGACAGTTTCCTCAACTTTAATAATacgttttattttctaaaaaagaTGGAAATTTTTGTTCATTCGGGCAGTTTGTCGTGGTTGTTGTGTTAAACGCGACCGGCACCTGTCGTACGCTCGCCACCAGGCACCGCTATGGATTTCCGATACCTGGGATCAATTTTCATCTGCGACTCGCGCGTTGTCTGCAGTTTGTACAAGACCAAAATTTAAGCCCCTACAAGTGGAATTGTCGCACTTGACCTTGAAGCTAAAATAACGACGTCACTCTGGCGCTGGGAGTGACTTATTACAGGATTTTACGCGAGGGTAATGGTGTCTATGatcatgtaatttttgtttcttatctGTGGATGTTGTTTAGTTCTAGCTTTAAGGCGTCGTACGCTGTTCCACGTCACCCGTGACGTTACAACTGTCCAAGTACTTTACTCTGAGAGAAGTACCGTAATGCTTTTACATGTACTGTGCTTATATATTACCATATTACACGGAAGTTTGTAGTTAGTATAAATTGGATGCAATAGATCGGTGAAAGAGAAATCTAAAAGCTTTACAGATTTCATGAAACACCTTGACTTCATCGAAAAATGACAACACCGAAAATATAAATTACTCTAGtattattactttaatttaCATTGACACCATgtaactttgcaaaaatatatggTCTGTAGTTAAATTCCTAAATAGAAAGAGAAGTTTTTCAGACTTacagaatatttttttttattgctgcAGCTCTTCAAAATGTACCTTTCCTCGAGAAGAAAGCAAATGCGACACTCGTTGGCATTATTGCTGCGCGTTATATAGCGGTGTGCTGAAAATCAACGGGACCTGcgataaattatttatttatcgaTAACTCGGCTATTATTGTCATCGTTAAATAAAAAACGAGTTCTCTTACGTCACAAAGTAACTAGCgaaagtaaaatgtttttgtcgCCGAGTCAAGCTTTGCTGATCTTTAAGAAGATTTAGTCAGGCCCTGCTGTGAAAGCCTGCAGCGAAGGTAAAACCTGCACGAGGCTAATATCTTGCTCTGTTGCTCTTCTAcagcaggggttcttaaacgttttgagaagCGCCCCCTTTTGACGATGCTGAAAAACCTCGCACCCACCGTATTGCAAATCAAGAAATGTTAAACAGATCAACCATTTATTTGcatataattttttcttcaacGGTAAGGATGTAGCTGCTTTTTGGAAGCCAAATATTTGATTGACTGTCCAAATTCAGCAATTGACTTTCCAGCTTGGTTATGAAAGTAACTCGTAAGTTTAGTCGTAACTCATAGAGAGTTTGCCATTTTTTGTGCCCCCTTATGAACCTAAGGGGCCGCCGCctcccagtttaagaaccactgttttACAATCTATCTCCTCCCTATATCTAACCCCAACACTATAAAATTAAAGCGTGACTTGATGTGACGTAAAAGTTGTCGGACTACCTATGGGTTTACGTACCCATCCTGAACCGCTAATAATCTGCGTTAAAAGAACGGGGTCGTCTGCTCTAAGCCAAAGTCACCGACTTCAGGTGTAGTTTGCATCAAATTAACAACGATGTAGCCTCAGCAAGGCTTTAAAGTGATGAACATCTGGATGTTCCCGAGCCTAAAATCAATATGGAAACATCTGCCACACGATGAGGGCCTGGCTGCCTGATGTGGCCTACGCAGGGGCGACATAATGACAATATCGGTTTTCAAtattatggttaaaagaacaagaataaattgaaaacaacgtAAGAATCTTGTTATCTATTTTTCGTCTGCAACTAAACAGAGCTATTTATCGTCAACTAAATAACTGCTGTTTCTGTGTGTGATGTCAACGCATATTGACATATAATTGTCAGGCATTTTCCCCACGACCAGAAttaatgaaactaaaacatattAAAAACATTCGTTAATGAAACTATGTCTACTGTCTACGTTTATGAAACTATATGGGAATATTTATATGTAAAAAGTGTTATCGTGTATagaatgaaaattttgttagaaaaaagtttataagTGTTTTGCTTGAAAACCGCAGACGCAACAGGTGTTAAGAAACTCATTGAAACTGCTTTGCTGGTTGTCAAATGCAAACTCACGTGGCAAAAAATCTTAAAAGTTCCTCTTGAACATACCTTAAAATGACTTGTATATATAAATAGTTCTCTAATATGACATATTTCTCACAAAAAGTTtggttattacgtcataacagCTGCTTTGTTTCAGAGATGGTCAAAACGCGTGTTGAAATTCCCGCGCTAATATCCAGAAGGTCTGATGTaatagaaaataaacaaacggGCTTGGGAGGCGAGGGCAGCCAGCCGTTGAATGATTGTCTTGTTCATTTTTGGAGCGGTCATCggtattacgtcataaataatTCATTGTCTTCATTCCTGTTTCGTTTAGAAACAAGATGTTATTTTAGagtgaaaaaattttattctttttcactaaatgtaagttttgttttaagtaaacaaaaaatccTTAAATTACCGCAATAACTAAAAATATGGCAGGCGATTACCAAATGCAAGTATTGTTTCATTCAAATTCttgctttttgaaaaataaaactctaCAAAAACGAATTAAACCGGTTTCGGAACCTcgcttgttttttattttgtgcaaGGGTGAACGACATATGGGTTATcgattaaatttgttttcatttccaCCCAAAAAAATACCGCCTAGACGGCAGATGGTTTAAAATAAGGCAGAAACATCATAAAAAAAAGATTATTT
Proteins encoded in this window:
- the LOC143446557 gene encoding uncharacterized protein LOC143446557; protein product: MRSIQQVAELSYDSFKETFGSVSRHQPTPPSQSAENRSKNGDEPEHTSHSSSRSDLLHVKVVYDEVQNNRHQSPRKNSLFSISSNESTVDSLASKRSPMNEKRRRFRKISMDRFSSIGGTVQAVFSSRRTKNSTSDSSETDGRHDTNGTPNFPSHIAQRLASESGSISSEDADDSSSSRSSSRGGASNPKPAIFRIPATRLASASHRGFLDCRNKKKQWKRFWCVLQDACLYCYHTPQSDTTRDAILLRGYDVNADVTNLKRSRFAFRLQQKGVSTLHFSTDNHRDFLLWVATLEKETRCVSATENKRRLSTCEAPRLNLPDSEVKKYHRASMPNLAKFNTVSTSPSKQLARNGSQERKDRELANMQKNKLLQEIADQQQLLQEEQQLLDKLPSGGARESVSSSDSVISRDDVIRQYERAKNEEEIKAMKFTTFLNRRRNSVQLKVDQYARDLAPRNGRRRLDDPAQFFAMETKLKELQEELSRVDREFLEEEAKKQHNLDKLEYKRDLELMIVEQREAIEILRRHQTGGMSHRFRRRRSHSDILMTPSSTRSNDTLTSIDELSSVSDEHVTSSAGSSLSDAASATHSQRLNLQGSPRAQNHSLRHQPSASSRSKSEPCSRRFSAEVSSDGDSGFQPYNCVDDLESAHYWEERNLRPSIDSEVEFDIGSDNCDDVYPVAPSSRDSTLKSASAHDAAEAIDASILAKIEDFELFAKLKLEEFSKS